A region of Allocoleopsis franciscana PCC 7113 DNA encodes the following proteins:
- a CDS encoding MFS transporter produces the protein MNASTITPTSTWSPLRQPVFRALWMASAVSSIGTWMHDVGAAWLMTSLSPSPFLVALMQAASSLPFFLLALPAGAIADVVDRRKMLLFTQGWMLVVAALLGVLTVTGITTPWILLVLTFALSVGSAMNMPVWQAIVPELVAKEELSSAVTLSGIVINLSRSIGPAVAGIVIAATSTGVVFLLNAASFVAVMLVLYRWQRTTQTSALPAERFVGAIQAGIRYARFAPLLQTVYIRTAAYILFASALFALLPLLGRRELGLDALGYGIILGFWGIGGLTGAFIIPKVRQKTSIDHLVAGASLLMGAMMLVLASVRNVYLICGVMFVVGIASLSVMVSLSVSAQTAVPTWVRARAIATQMLVFQGCMALGSLLWGAIAQRTGISTALTAAAIGLMVCVGLTTRYRLRCVEKFDLSASLHWNQPIQAFEPCPNDGPVMVTLEYRIDADNAEEFTKAMQALSLIRRRDGAIQWGLYQDLSDPGRFVETMVVESWAEHKRQFERVTNSDRVIEDRARAFHVGDTPPKVSQMIYADYVEGRGMRQPC, from the coding sequence ATGTGGGGGCTGCATGGCTGATGACTTCTCTCTCGCCTTCACCTTTTTTAGTGGCACTGATGCAGGCGGCATCAAGCTTGCCGTTTTTTCTACTGGCGTTACCCGCCGGTGCGATCGCAGATGTGGTAGATCGGCGCAAGATGCTGTTGTTTACCCAAGGTTGGATGCTGGTTGTAGCCGCATTGCTTGGAGTATTAACGGTTACAGGTATCACTACCCCCTGGATATTGCTAGTACTCACCTTTGCCCTCAGTGTCGGCAGTGCGATGAATATGCCCGTCTGGCAAGCGATTGTCCCGGAATTGGTGGCGAAAGAGGAACTTTCCTCCGCCGTCACCTTAAGTGGGATTGTGATTAACTTATCACGTTCCATTGGCCCGGCTGTGGCGGGGATAGTGATTGCGGCGACAAGCACGGGTGTTGTTTTTCTGTTAAATGCGGCTTCATTTGTGGCGGTAATGCTGGTGCTTTATCGTTGGCAAAGAACAACCCAAACCAGTGCCTTACCCGCCGAACGGTTTGTGGGAGCTATCCAAGCCGGGATTCGTTATGCGCGTTTCGCTCCCCTGCTTCAGACGGTGTACATTCGTACAGCCGCTTACATTCTGTTTGCCAGTGCATTGTTTGCCTTATTACCCCTGTTAGGACGCAGAGAATTAGGTCTGGATGCCTTAGGGTATGGTATAATACTAGGCTTCTGGGGGATTGGTGGGTTAACGGGAGCGTTTATTATCCCCAAGGTGCGGCAAAAGACTTCGATTGACCATTTGGTTGCCGGGGCATCGCTGCTGATGGGTGCGATGATGCTGGTGTTAGCCTCTGTCCGCAACGTCTACCTGATCTGTGGGGTAATGTTTGTGGTGGGGATTGCATCCCTATCTGTGATGGTGAGTTTGAGTGTGTCGGCTCAAACCGCTGTTCCCACTTGGGTACGTGCCAGAGCAATCGCCACTCAGATGTTGGTGTTCCAGGGATGCATGGCACTGGGGAGTTTATTATGGGGTGCGATCGCACAACGGACTGGAATCTCCACTGCCCTCACTGCCGCTGCTATAGGATTGATGGTGTGTGTGGGACTGACGACTCGCTATCGTCTGCGGTGTGTGGAGAAATTCGACTTATCTGCCTCGCTACACTGGAATCAGCCGATTCAGGCTTTTGAGCCTTGCCCGAATGATGGGCCGGTCATGGTTACACTGGAGTATCGCATTGATGCCGATAATGCTGAGGAATTTACCAAGGCGATGCAGGCACTGAGTTTAATTCGTCGTCGAGATGGGGCGATTCAATGGGGATTGTACCAAGATTTATCTGACCCCGGTCGGTTTGTGGAGACGATGGTTGTGGAATCTTGGGCGGAACACAAGCGGCAATTTGAGCGAGTGACGAATTCGGATCGGGTAATTGAAGATCGTGCACGTGCGTTTCATGTTGGGGATACGCCGCCCAAGGTTTCGCAGATGATTTATGCGGATTATGTGGAGGGAAGGGGGATGCGGCAACCTTGTTGA